The proteins below come from a single Stutzerimonas stutzeri RCH2 genomic window:
- a CDS encoding Na(+)-translocating NADH-quinone reductase subunit A, translating into MINIKRGLDLPIAGAPAQRIEAGRPVRSVAVVGFDYPTMKPTMAVQVGDRVKLGQILFSDKKSDGVHYTSPGAGVVSAVHRGEKRVLQSVVIDLDGDEEITFASYSPAQLDGLSSEQVRENLQQSGLWTALRTRPFSKVPAVDATPASIFVTAIDTHPLAADPAVIIAEQAEAFEAGLKVLANLAKVFLCKAPSASLSGESLAKVQVESFSGPHPAGLAGTHIHFLDPVSASKSVWTIGYQDVIAVGKLFTSGRLSVERVVSLAGPVVEKPRLVRTRLGANLDELTAGELQPGANRVVSGSLLGGRTAHGAFAYLGRYHQQVSCLREGKEREMLHYMRPGVEKHSILNIYISKLMAGKKFAFSTSTNGSPRAMVPVGNYEEVMPLDVLPTQLLRALIVGDTEVAQKLGCLELDEEDLALCSYVCAGKYEYGPILRDNLTRIEKEG; encoded by the coding sequence ATGATCAATATAAAACGAGGGCTTGATTTGCCCATAGCCGGTGCGCCGGCGCAGCGTATCGAGGCCGGCAGGCCCGTGCGCAGCGTCGCCGTCGTTGGCTTCGACTATCCGACCATGAAGCCGACCATGGCTGTTCAGGTCGGTGATCGGGTTAAGCTGGGGCAGATCCTTTTTTCCGACAAGAAGTCCGACGGCGTGCACTACACCTCGCCCGGCGCCGGTGTCGTCAGCGCAGTGCATCGCGGTGAGAAGCGCGTGCTGCAGTCGGTGGTCATCGACCTCGACGGCGACGAGGAAATAACCTTTGCAAGCTACTCGCCTGCCCAGTTGGATGGGCTGAGCAGCGAGCAGGTCCGTGAGAACCTGCAGCAGTCCGGCCTGTGGACTGCGCTGCGCACGCGCCCGTTCAGCAAGGTTCCGGCCGTCGATGCCACGCCTGCGTCCATTTTTGTGACGGCGATCGACACACATCCGTTGGCCGCTGATCCAGCGGTCATCATCGCCGAGCAGGCGGAAGCTTTCGAAGCGGGCCTCAAGGTTCTCGCCAATCTGGCCAAGGTGTTCCTGTGCAAGGCTCCGAGTGCCTCGCTTTCTGGCGAGTCCCTGGCAAAGGTACAGGTCGAAAGCTTCAGCGGTCCGCATCCTGCAGGCCTGGCTGGCACTCACATCCATTTCCTCGATCCGGTGAGCGCCAGCAAAAGCGTCTGGACCATCGGTTATCAGGACGTGATTGCCGTCGGCAAGCTGTTCACCAGCGGTCGCCTGTCGGTGGAGCGTGTGGTGTCGCTGGCCGGTCCGGTGGTGGAGAAGCCGCGTCTGGTGCGTACCCGTCTCGGTGCCAATCTCGATGAGCTGACCGCCGGTGAGCTGCAGCCCGGTGCCAACCGTGTTGTCTCCGGTTCGTTGCTCGGCGGTCGCACCGCCCATGGCGCGTTCGCCTATCTCGGTCGCTACCACCAGCAGGTTTCCTGCCTGCGTGAGGGCAAAGAGCGCGAGATGCTCCATTACATGCGTCCAGGCGTCGAGAAGCACTCGATCCTCAACATCTATATCTCCAAGCTGATGGCCGGCAAGAAGTTCGCCTTCTCTACCTCCACCAACGGTAGTCCCCGTGCGATGGTCCCGGTAGGCAACTACGAAGAGGTCATGCCGCTGGATGTTCTGCCGACTCAGTTGCTGCGTGCGTTGATCGTGGGCGATACCGAGGTCGCGCAGAAGCTTGGCTGCCTGGAGCTGGACGAAGAAGATCTGGCGCTGTGCAGCTATGTCTGTGCCGGGAAATACGAATACGGCCCGATCCTGCGGGACAATCTGACTCGCATCGAGAAGGAGGGTTAA
- a CDS encoding NADH:ubiquinone reductase (Na(+)-transporting) subunit B: MGIRAFLDKIEHHFEKGGKYEKWYALYEAADTFLYRPGSVTKTTAHVRDGIDLKRMMITVWMCTFPAMFFGMWNTGYQANLIFAQSPDVLAAQEGWRFGLIGALAGFDPNSLWDNFIQGAAYFLPIYAVTFIVGGFWEVLFASIRKHEVNEGFFVTSVLFALILPPTIPLWQVALGISFGVVIGKEIFGGTGKNFLNPALTARAFLFFAYPAQMSGDAVWTAVDGYAGATALSLGFAGGIENVIESGITWMDAFVGTIHGSIGETSTLAIFIGGVILIGSKIASWRIVTGVMLGMIGLSTLFNLIGSETNPLFGMPWYWHMVVGGFAFGMIFMATDPVSASMTNTGKWVFGILIGVMVVLIRVVNPAFPEGMMLAILFANLCAPLIDHFVIQANIKRRLARNV, translated from the coding sequence ATGGGCATTCGCGCATTCCTCGACAAGATCGAGCATCATTTCGAAAAAGGCGGCAAATACGAAAAGTGGTACGCGCTGTACGAAGCAGCCGATACCTTCCTTTACCGTCCCGGCAGCGTTACCAAGACCACCGCTCACGTGCGCGACGGCATTGACCTCAAGCGCATGATGATCACCGTCTGGATGTGTACCTTCCCGGCGATGTTCTTCGGCATGTGGAACACCGGCTACCAGGCCAACCTGATCTTCGCGCAGAGTCCTGACGTGCTGGCGGCCCAGGAGGGCTGGCGCTTCGGTCTGATCGGCGCGCTCGCCGGTTTCGATCCGAACAGCCTCTGGGACAACTTCATCCAGGGCGCAGCCTACTTCCTGCCGATCTATGCGGTGACCTTCATCGTCGGCGGTTTCTGGGAAGTGCTGTTCGCCTCGATCCGCAAGCATGAAGTCAACGAAGGTTTCTTCGTCACTTCCGTGCTGTTCGCGCTGATCCTGCCGCCGACCATCCCGCTGTGGCAGGTCGCTCTGGGCATCAGCTTCGGCGTCGTGATTGGCAAGGAGATTTTCGGCGGTACCGGCAAGAACTTCCTGAACCCGGCGCTGACTGCGCGGGCGTTCCTGTTCTTCGCCTACCCGGCGCAGATGTCTGGTGATGCGGTCTGGACCGCGGTCGATGGCTATGCCGGCGCAACCGCGCTGAGCCTGGGCTTCGCCGGTGGCATCGAGAATGTCATCGAGAGCGGTATCACCTGGATGGACGCTTTCGTCGGCACCATTCATGGCTCGATCGGTGAGACCAGCACGCTGGCGATCTTCATCGGTGGCGTCATTCTGATCGGCAGCAAGATCGCCTCCTGGCGCATCGTTACTGGCGTGATGCTGGGCATGATCGGTCTGAGCACACTGTTCAACCTGATCGGCTCCGAGACCAATCCGCTGTTCGGTATGCCCTGGTACTGGCATATGGTCGTTGGTGGTTTCGCCTTCGGCATGATCTTCATGGCGACCGACCCGGTATCGGCTTCCATGACCAATACCGGCAAGTGGGTGTTCGGCATCCTCATCGGTGTGATGGTCGTGCTGATCCGTGTGGTCAACCCCGCCTTCCCGGAAGGCATGATGCTGGCGATCCTGTTCGCCAACCTGTGTGCGCCGCTGATTGACCATTTCGTCATTCAGGCCAATATCAAGCGGAGGCTGGCACGTAATGTCTAG
- a CDS encoding Na(+)-translocating NADH-quinone reductase subunit C has protein sequence MSSQKESTVRTLTVALLVCLVCSIFVAGAAVALRPTQQENRLLDKQRSILAIAGLGEAGMSGNQVKQLFNERIVARLVDLETGKFSDEFDAKTFDPLAAAKDPQLSKRLPGEQDIASIKRRERYSTVYIVEGQGEGEIDTLILPVRGYGLWSTLYGFMAVQGDLDTVAGFGFYQHGETPGLGGEVDNPKWRGQWPGKELFDDNGKLAVQIVKGGVDPQSPRATHQVDGLAGATLTSNGVNSLLQFWLGENGFGPFIANLRAGEA, from the coding sequence ATGTCTAGTCAGAAAGAATCCACCGTTCGCACGCTGACGGTAGCCCTGCTGGTCTGCCTGGTGTGCTCCATCTTCGTGGCTGGCGCCGCCGTGGCGCTTCGTCCGACTCAGCAGGAAAACCGCCTGCTGGACAAGCAGCGCAGCATTCTGGCCATCGCCGGTCTGGGTGAGGCGGGCATGTCCGGCAATCAGGTCAAGCAGCTGTTCAACGAGCGCATCGTGGCTCGCCTGGTCGATCTGGAAACCGGCAAGTTCAGCGACGAGTTCGATGCCAAGACCTTCGATCCGCTGGCGGCAGCAAAGGATCCGCAGCTGTCCAAGCGCCTTCCTGGTGAGCAGGATATCGCCTCGATCAAGCGTCGCGAGCGCTACAGCACTGTTTATATCGTCGAAGGTCAGGGTGAGGGCGAAATCGATACGCTGATCCTGCCGGTTCGTGGCTACGGTCTGTGGTCGACGCTCTACGGCTTCATGGCTGTACAGGGCGATCTGGATACCGTCGCCGGCTTCGGCTTCTACCAGCATGGCGAAACGCCGGGCCTGGGTGGTGAGGTCGATAATCCGAAGTGGCGCGGCCAGTGGCCGGGCAAGGAGCTGTTCGACGACAACGGCAAGCTGGCCGTGCAGATCGTCAAGGGCGGCGTCGATCCGCAAAGCCCGCGCGCCACTCACCAGGTCGACGGCCTGGCGGGCGCGACCCTGACCAGCAACGGCGTCAATTCGCTGCTGCAGTTCTGGCTGGGCGAGAACGGCTTCGGTCCATTTATCGCTAATCTGCGCGCTGGGGAGGCTTGA
- a CDS encoding NADH:ubiquinone reductase (Na(+)-transporting) subunit D, whose product MIMSQPTVKEVLLNPIFNNNPIGLQILGICSALAVTSNLNTALVMSVALTLVVAFSNLFISMIRSQIPNSIRMIVQMVIIASLVILVDQVLKAYAFSLSKQLSVFVGLIITNCIVMGRAEAFAMQNPPLLSFFDGIGNGLGYSAMLIALGFIRELTGAGKLMGYTILPLVNDGGWYQPNGMMLLPPSAFFLIGLFIWGIRAWKKEQVEKPAFKMAPQVSNKEAY is encoded by the coding sequence TTGATCATGTCGCAACCCACTGTCAAAGAAGTTCTGCTCAATCCGATCTTCAATAACAACCCTATCGGCTTGCAGATTCTCGGAATCTGCTCGGCGCTGGCGGTCACCTCCAACCTGAACACGGCGCTGGTGATGTCCGTCGCGCTGACCCTGGTGGTGGCGTTTTCCAACCTGTTCATCTCGATGATCCGCAGCCAGATCCCCAACTCGATCCGCATGATCGTGCAGATGGTGATCATCGCCTCGCTGGTGATCCTGGTGGATCAGGTGCTCAAGGCCTATGCGTTCTCGCTGTCCAAGCAGCTGTCGGTGTTCGTTGGGCTGATCATCACCAACTGTATCGTGATGGGGCGTGCGGAAGCCTTCGCCATGCAGAACCCGCCGCTGCTGTCGTTCTTCGACGGGATCGGTAACGGTCTGGGCTACAGCGCGATGCTGATTGCGCTGGGTTTCATTCGCGAGCTGACCGGTGCCGGCAAGCTTATGGGTTACACCATTCTGCCGTTGGTAAATGACGGTGGCTGGTATCAGCCCAACGGCATGATGCTGCTGCCGCCATCGGCATTCTTCCTCATCGGTCTGTTTATCTGGGGCATCCGCGCCTGGAAGAAGGAGCAGGTCGAGAAGCCTGCCTTCAAGATGGCGCCGCAAGTCTCGAACAAGGAGGCTTACTAA
- the nqrE gene encoding NADH:ubiquinone reductase (Na(+)-transporting) subunit E, with the protein MEHYLSLFVRAVFIENMALAFFLGMCTFIAISKKVETAIGLGIAVIVVQAITVPANNLIYTYLLKSGALAWAGLPEVDLSFLGLLSYIGVIAAIVQILEMTLDKYVPSLYNALGVFLPLITVNCAIMGGTLFMVERDYNLGESVVYGVGSGLSWALAIALLAGIREKLKYSDVPDGLQGLGITFITIGLMSLGFMSFSGVQL; encoded by the coding sequence ATGGAGCATTACCTCAGCCTGTTCGTCCGCGCCGTGTTCATCGAGAACATGGCACTGGCGTTCTTCCTCGGCATGTGCACCTTTATCGCGATTTCCAAGAAAGTGGAGACAGCGATTGGTCTGGGTATCGCGGTTATCGTGGTGCAGGCCATCACCGTGCCGGCCAACAACCTGATCTACACCTACCTGCTCAAGAGCGGTGCGCTGGCCTGGGCCGGCCTGCCTGAAGTGGACCTGAGCTTCCTTGGTCTGCTGAGCTACATCGGCGTGATTGCGGCCATCGTGCAGATCCTCGAGATGACCCTCGATAAGTACGTGCCCAGTCTTTACAACGCCCTGGGTGTGTTCCTGCCGCTGATTACCGTGAACTGCGCCATCATGGGCGGCACCCTGTTCATGGTCGAGCGTGATTACAACCTGGGCGAGAGCGTGGTGTACGGCGTTGGCTCCGGCCTGTCCTGGGCGCTGGCGATCGCTTTGCTGGCCGGTATCCGTGAGAAGCTGAAATACAGCGACGTCCCGGATGGTTTGCAGGGTCTGGGTATCACCTTCATCACCATCGGACTGATGTCGCTGGGCTTCATGTCTTTCTCTGGCGTACAGCTGTAA
- the nqrF gene encoding NADH:ubiquinone reductase (Na(+)-transporting) subunit F, which produces MMSYEIFLAIGMFTAIVLALVVIILAARAKLVSSGDVSIEINGERTITVPAGGKLLQTLASNNIFLSSACGGGGTCAQCKCIVESGGGEMLPTEESHFTRREAGEGWRLSCQTPVKADMKIEVPEEVFGVKKWECTVESNPNVATFIKELTLKLPEGENVDFRAGGYVQLECPPHEVRYKDFDIQEEYRGDWDKFDQWKYVSKCDETVIRAYSMANYPEERGLVKFNIRIASPPPGRDDIPPGKMSSYVFSLKPGDKITVYGPFGEFFAKDTDNEMVFIGGGAGMAPMRSHIFDQLKRLKSTRKMSFWYGARSMREAFYVEEYDQLQAENPNFQWHLALSDPLPEDNWEGPTGFIHNVLYENYLKDHPAPEDCEFYMCGPPMMNASVIKMLTDLGVEPENILLDDFGG; this is translated from the coding sequence CTGATGAGTTACGAAATTTTCCTCGCCATCGGTATGTTCACCGCCATCGTGCTTGCGCTGGTGGTGATCATCCTGGCAGCGCGCGCCAAGCTGGTTTCCAGCGGCGACGTGTCTATTGAAATCAACGGCGAGCGGACTATCACCGTACCCGCCGGCGGCAAGCTGCTGCAGACGCTGGCCTCCAACAACATCTTCCTCTCGTCCGCCTGCGGCGGCGGCGGCACCTGCGCACAGTGCAAATGCATCGTCGAGAGCGGTGGCGGCGAGATGCTGCCCACCGAGGAGTCGCACTTCACCCGCCGCGAAGCGGGCGAGGGCTGGCGCCTGTCCTGCCAGACTCCGGTCAAGGCGGACATGAAGATCGAAGTGCCGGAAGAAGTCTTCGGCGTGAAGAAGTGGGAATGCACCGTCGAGTCCAATCCGAACGTCGCGACCTTCATCAAGGAACTGACGCTCAAGCTGCCGGAAGGCGAGAACGTCGATTTCCGCGCTGGCGGTTACGTGCAGCTGGAATGCCCGCCGCATGAGGTGCGTTACAAGGACTTCGACATCCAGGAAGAGTACCGCGGCGACTGGGACAAGTTCGATCAGTGGAAGTACGTATCGAAGTGCGACGAGACCGTCATTCGTGCCTATTCCATGGCCAACTACCCCGAAGAACGCGGTCTGGTGAAGTTCAACATCCGTATCGCGTCGCCGCCGCCAGGCCGTGACGATATCCCGCCGGGCAAGATGTCGTCCTACGTGTTCAGCCTCAAGCCGGGTGACAAGATCACCGTTTATGGACCGTTCGGTGAGTTCTTCGCCAAGGACACCGACAACGAGATGGTCTTCATCGGCGGTGGTGCCGGCATGGCGCCGATGCGTTCGCACATCTTCGACCAGCTCAAGCGTCTGAAATCCACGCGCAAGATGAGCTTCTGGTACGGTGCGCGCTCGATGCGCGAAGCGTTCTACGTCGAAGAGTACGATCAGCTGCAGGCCGAGAATCCCAACTTTCAGTGGCATCTGGCGCTATCGGACCCGCTGCCGGAAGACAACTGGGAAGGCCCGACCGGCTTCATTCACAATGTGCTGTACGAGAACTACCTGAAGGATCACCCCGCTCCGGAAGATTGTGAGTTCTACATGTGCGGTCCGCCCATGATGAATGCGTCGGTGATCAAGATGCTCACCGACCTGGGCGTCGAGCCAGAGAACATTCTGCTCGATGACTTCGGCGGCTAG
- a CDS encoding FAD:protein FMN transferase has protein sequence MGSTYAVKYVRGGDGPSKEELHGEVEVILGDVDKQLSTYRNDSDVERFNALPAGSCEPMPEMVRELVAAGDQLSADSEGAFDLTLEPLLNLWGFGPQGRGERVPSTEDIEAAKALTGHRHLRIEGDRLCKAAAVQLDFNSIAAGYAVDRVVDRLKALGVQSYLVEITGELKAEGRKPDGSPWRIAIEAPRDDQRVAQKIVELDGLGVSTSGDYRNYFEQDGRRYSHTLDPQSGRPIEHHLAAVTVIDRSTLRADGLSTALMVLGPERGLALAERNAIAAFFVVREGQGFATMSTRAFDELFGAGVEQ, from the coding sequence ATGGGCAGCACCTATGCCGTCAAGTATGTTCGCGGTGGTGATGGCCCCTCCAAGGAAGAGCTGCATGGCGAGGTCGAAGTCATTCTCGGTGACGTCGACAAACAGCTTTCCACTTATCGCAACGATTCCGACGTCGAGCGCTTCAATGCCCTGCCTGCCGGCAGTTGCGAGCCGATGCCGGAGATGGTGCGTGAATTGGTCGCAGCAGGCGATCAGCTATCAGCCGACAGCGAGGGCGCATTCGATCTTACACTCGAGCCTTTGTTGAACCTCTGGGGCTTTGGTCCCCAGGGGCGTGGCGAACGCGTTCCGTCGACAGAGGATATCGAGGCGGCGAAAGCATTAACGGGCCACCGTCATTTGCGCATCGAGGGAGATCGGTTGTGCAAGGCTGCTGCAGTGCAGTTGGACTTCAACAGCATTGCTGCCGGTTACGCCGTGGATCGCGTTGTTGATCGCTTGAAGGCCCTGGGCGTGCAGAGCTACCTGGTGGAAATCACCGGTGAACTCAAGGCGGAAGGCCGCAAACCCGATGGTTCGCCTTGGCGCATTGCCATCGAGGCGCCCAGGGACGACCAGCGCGTTGCGCAAAAAATCGTCGAACTCGATGGTCTGGGCGTGTCCACGTCTGGCGACTATCGCAACTATTTCGAACAGGACGGCCGGCGCTATTCGCATACTCTGGACCCGCAGAGCGGTCGACCGATTGAGCATCATCTGGCGGCAGTAACAGTGATCGACAGATCGACTTTGCGCGCAGATGGATTGTCTACCGCGCTGATGGTGCTAGGCCCCGAGCGGGGGCTGGCATTGGCCGAGCGCAACGCGATTGCCGCTTTCTTTGTCGTCCGTGAAGGGCAGGGCTTCGCAACAATGAGCACCAGGGCTTTTGATGAGCTGTTCGGTGCGGGAGTAGAGCAATGA
- the nqrM gene encoding (Na+)-NQR maturation NqrM, which produces MTWLLVFVVMLLVVFGMAIGVIMGRKPIAGSCGGIANLGIEKECSICGGSREKCEEVNEAKNAGNTDLAYDATKR; this is translated from the coding sequence ATGACTTGGTTACTGGTTTTTGTGGTGATGCTGCTTGTGGTCTTCGGCATGGCCATCGGTGTGATCATGGGTCGAAAGCCCATCGCGGGTTCCTGCGGTGGCATCGCCAACTTGGGCATCGAGAAGGAATGTTCCATCTGTGGCGGAAGTCGCGAGAAGTGCGAGGAAGTGAACGAGGCGAAGAACGCGGGGAATACCGATCTCGCCTATGACGCCACCAAGCGTTGA
- the sthA gene encoding Si-specific NAD(P)(+) transhydrogenase — protein sequence MAVYNYDLVVLGSGPAGEGAAMNAVKAGRKVAVVDNRPLVGGNCTHLGTIPSKALRHSVRQIMQYNTNPLFRQIGEPRWFSFPDVLKSAEKVISKQVTSRTGYYARNRIDTFFGTASFSDEQSVEVVCLNGMVEKLVASQFVIATGSRPYRPADVDFSHPRIYDSDTILTLSHTPRRMIIYGAGVIGCEYASIFSGLGVLVDLIDNREQLLSFLDDEISDALSYHLRNNNVLIRHNEEYERVEGLENGVILHLKSGKKIKADAFLWSNGRTGNTDKLGLENIGLKANSRGQIQVDEHYRTEIGNIYAAGDVIGWPSLASAAYDQGRSAAGSIVENDSWRFVDDVPTGIYTIPEISSIGKNERELTQAKIPYEVGKAFFKSMARAQISFEPVGMLKILFHRETLEVLGVHCFGYQASEIVHIGQAIMNQKGPANSIKYFVNTTFNYPTMAEAYRVAAFDGLNRLF from the coding sequence ATGGCGGTCTATAACTACGATTTGGTTGTACTGGGTTCCGGTCCGGCCGGGGAGGGCGCGGCGATGAACGCCGTGAAGGCGGGACGCAAGGTCGCCGTGGTGGACAATCGACCGCTGGTAGGAGGCAACTGCACGCACCTGGGCACCATTCCGTCGAAGGCTCTGCGCCATTCGGTACGGCAGATCATGCAGTACAACACCAATCCGCTGTTCCGCCAGATCGGTGAACCACGCTGGTTTTCCTTCCCCGACGTGCTGAAAAGCGCCGAGAAAGTCATCAGCAAGCAGGTTACCTCCCGCACCGGCTACTACGCGCGCAACCGCATCGACACGTTCTTCGGTACCGCCAGCTTCTCCGACGAGCAGAGTGTGGAAGTTGTCTGCCTCAACGGGATGGTGGAGAAGCTTGTTGCCAGCCAGTTCGTCATCGCCACGGGTTCGCGCCCTTATCGTCCGGCTGACGTCGACTTCAGCCACCCACGTATCTACGACAGCGATACCATTCTCACTTTGAGCCACACGCCACGTCGGATGATCATCTACGGAGCCGGTGTGATCGGCTGCGAATACGCGTCCATTTTCAGCGGCCTTGGCGTGTTGGTCGATCTGATCGATAACCGCGAGCAGTTGCTCAGCTTCCTGGATGACGAGATTTCCGACGCGCTCAGTTATCACCTGCGCAACAACAACGTGCTGATTCGTCACAACGAAGAGTACGAGCGGGTCGAGGGCTTGGAGAATGGCGTCATTCTTCATCTGAAATCCGGCAAGAAGATCAAGGCCGACGCCTTCCTCTGGAGCAACGGGCGTACCGGTAATACCGACAAGCTTGGCCTGGAGAATATCGGTCTCAAAGCCAACAGCCGCGGACAGATTCAGGTCGACGAGCATTACCGCACCGAGATCGGCAACATCTATGCCGCAGGCGACGTGATCGGCTGGCCGTCGCTCGCCAGCGCTGCTTATGATCAGGGCCGCTCAGCGGCGGGCAGCATCGTCGAGAATGACTCCTGGCGCTTCGTTGATGATGTGCCAACCGGCATCTACACCATCCCCGAGATCAGCTCGATCGGCAAGAACGAGCGGGAACTGACCCAGGCCAAGATCCCTTATGAGGTCGGCAAGGCCTTCTTCAAGAGCATGGCGCGGGCGCAGATTTCCTTCGAGCCGGTGGGCATGCTGAAGATACTGTTCCACCGCGAGACGCTCGAAGTGCTCGGCGTGCATTGCTTTGGCTATCAGGCGTCGGAGATCGTGCACATCGGCCAGGCGATCATGAATCAGAAGGGGCCGGCGAACAGCATCAAGTACTTCGTCAACACCACCTTCAACTACCCAACCATGGCCGAAGCCTACCGGGTCGCAGCGTTCGACGGCCTTAACCGGCTTTTTTGA
- a CDS encoding glycerophosphodiester phosphodiesterase, translating into MTLIYGHRGAKGEAPENTLVSFQQCLQHGVRRCELDLHLSQDGELLVIHDPTLKRTTGRRGKVAQHDAEELVNYDARLGGPGWKVPCPIPRLSELFEKCDFEHWQLEVKSASRVRAARTVMAIKELAARHGLLDRITVTSSSREVLRALNRLAPEISRGLVAEYSWLDPLKVARQYGCELLALKWTLCTPERLEKARKQGLHVSVWTVNEPALMRRLADFGVDSLITDYPGLAVSTLARS; encoded by the coding sequence GTGACACTCATCTATGGCCATCGCGGCGCCAAGGGCGAAGCGCCGGAAAACACGCTGGTGAGCTTCCAGCAGTGCTTGCAGCATGGCGTACGTCGCTGCGAGCTCGATCTGCACCTGTCCCAAGACGGCGAACTGCTGGTCATTCACGATCCGACCCTCAAACGCACCACCGGTCGCCGGGGCAAAGTGGCCCAGCATGACGCCGAGGAACTGGTGAACTACGACGCCAGATTGGGAGGGCCTGGCTGGAAGGTGCCCTGCCCCATACCCAGGCTGAGCGAGTTATTTGAGAAGTGCGATTTCGAGCATTGGCAGCTGGAGGTCAAGAGCGCGTCGAGAGTGCGCGCTGCTCGCACGGTGATGGCCATCAAAGAACTGGCCGCGCGTCATGGGTTGCTCGACCGCATTACCGTGACGTCCAGCTCGCGCGAAGTGCTGCGCGCACTGAACCGGCTCGCACCGGAAATATCGCGAGGCCTGGTCGCAGAATACAGCTGGCTCGATCCACTCAAGGTGGCCCGTCAGTACGGCTGTGAGCTACTGGCGTTGAAGTGGACACTGTGCACGCCGGAGCGCCTGGAAAAAGCCCGCAAACAGGGCCTGCATGTATCGGTGTGGACGGTAAACGAGCCTGCGCTGATGCGCCGCCTGGCAGACTTCGGAGTCGACAGTCTGATCACCGATTACCCCGGCCTGGCGGTCAGCACGCTGGCGCGTTCCTGA
- a CDS encoding PilZ domain-containing protein produces MQLTQPRGLIHSGHYCYPGTAMPTQDTEERREYYRIEDRVALEIMPANPDHTEANEPLPALFSLLGELHQLDFEAQHLLRQIAESNRTLANYLKVQNKRIELLGQALAQDLLKDQGAPQPVVLSEGGISFACDQPQAEGTVLTLKLVLLPQGLGLLLAARVIYCTTMEDGRYDIGTEFEALTDAQRQLLARHILQKQALERRLALESLQGD; encoded by the coding sequence ATGCAGCTGACGCAACCACGGGGCCTGATACACTCTGGCCATTACTGCTATCCGGGTACCGCCATGCCGACACAAGACACTGAAGAACGCCGCGAATACTACCGTATCGAGGATCGTGTGGCACTGGAAATCATGCCGGCAAACCCGGACCACACCGAGGCTAACGAGCCTCTGCCAGCGCTTTTCAGCCTGCTCGGCGAACTGCACCAGCTCGATTTCGAAGCACAGCATTTGTTGCGTCAGATTGCCGAAAGCAACCGAACGCTGGCCAATTACCTGAAGGTGCAGAACAAACGAATCGAACTGCTGGGCCAGGCCCTGGCGCAGGACCTGCTGAAAGATCAAGGCGCTCCGCAACCGGTGGTGCTTTCCGAAGGCGGTATCAGCTTCGCCTGCGACCAGCCACAGGCAGAAGGAACGGTTCTTACGCTCAAGCTGGTTCTGCTACCACAAGGACTCGGCCTGCTGCTTGCGGCTCGCGTCATCTACTGCACGACCATGGAGGACGGACGCTATGACATCGGTACCGAGTTCGAAGCGTTGACTGATGCACAGCGGCAGCTGCTTGCACGGCATATCCTGCAGAAACAGGCGCTGGAGCGGCGTCTGGCCCTGGAAAGCCTGCAAGGAGATTGA